From a single Micromonospora carbonacea genomic region:
- a CDS encoding WXG100 family type VII secretion target, producing MSEYTARYEDVSHQRLYDAVRAGDPEQIDGLASSWSSMKGTLDDLARDLRADLEKLANGWTGDAGREFQRRVSLVVDYSTSLSEGMADVRQGLTLMATDLRAAQKEAESPAETDDHDKTVSGAITGGLTGGLPGAIVGGFLGHEQDKAEQEKAHRRMVQVVAELAAGYDLSAYGRLVDPPPPDGDLPYDPSTSTSTPSAGPGAHAPRSAPGGGFGTPTTGQAWLDAPGNLTDGPDTQQPGGDDGGSVSPGGTAGAGDTGLDTGTSLAGAVPLDGGLSAGPVGAAGGVTAAASAGAGAGAGAGLLFGAPAGASVGVLGGGTGSLAGSARTGATVAARPAGGLAGAEHRAATGVGRAGANGTGGGRTGVLGGRGRADDDESDERLTWLTEDDMVWRDGDPGVPPVLDAG from the coding sequence GTGTCTGAATACACCGCGCGCTACGAGGACGTCAGCCACCAGCGGCTCTACGACGCGGTGCGGGCCGGCGACCCCGAGCAGATCGACGGCCTCGCCAGCAGCTGGAGCTCCATGAAGGGCACCCTCGACGACCTCGCCCGCGACCTGCGGGCCGACCTGGAGAAGCTGGCCAACGGCTGGACGGGCGACGCCGGCCGGGAGTTCCAGCGGCGGGTGTCGCTGGTCGTCGACTACTCGACGTCCCTCTCCGAGGGGATGGCCGACGTGCGTCAGGGGCTGACGCTGATGGCCACCGACCTGCGGGCCGCGCAGAAGGAGGCGGAGAGCCCCGCCGAGACCGACGACCACGACAAGACGGTCTCCGGGGCGATCACGGGCGGCCTCACCGGTGGCCTGCCGGGCGCGATCGTCGGCGGCTTCCTGGGGCACGAGCAGGACAAGGCCGAGCAGGAGAAGGCGCACCGGCGGATGGTCCAGGTGGTCGCCGAGCTGGCGGCCGGCTACGACCTATCGGCGTACGGCCGGCTGGTCGATCCGCCGCCGCCGGACGGCGACCTGCCGTACGACCCGAGCACCAGCACGTCGACGCCGTCGGCCGGTCCCGGGGCCCACGCGCCGCGGAGCGCGCCGGGCGGCGGCTTCGGCACCCCGACCACGGGCCAGGCATGGCTGGACGCCCCGGGCAACCTGACGGACGGGCCGGACACGCAGCAGCCGGGCGGGGACGACGGCGGCTCGGTGTCGCCGGGCGGCACGGCCGGGGCCGGCGACACCGGCCTCGACACGGGCACGTCGCTCGCCGGCGCCGTGCCGCTCGACGGCGGCCTGTCGGCCGGCCCGGTGGGCGCGGCGGGCGGCGTGACGGCCGCCGCGTCGGCCGGGGCCGGGGCCGGGGCCGGGGCGGGGCTGCTCTTCGGCGCGCCCGCCGGGGCGTCGGTCGGCGTGCTCGGCGGCGGCACCGGCTCCCTGGCCGGGTCGGCCCGCACCGGCGCGACGGTGGCGGCCCGGCCGGCGGGTGGCCTGGCGGGGGCGGAGCACCGGGCCGCCACGGGCGTGGGCCGGGCGGGCGCGAACGGCACCGGCGGCGGGCGCACGGGCGTGCTGGGCGGGCGCGGGCGGGCCGACGACGACGAGTCCGACGAGCGGCTGACCTGGCTGACGGAGGACGACATGGTCTGGCGGGACGGCGACCCGGGGGTCCCGCCGGTGCTCGACGCCGGCTGA
- a CDS encoding TIGR03618 family F420-dependent PPOX class oxidoreductase, with translation MPGDHRLGIDDERVLAFCRERHLATLTTLRADGTPHVVPVGMTLDPAAGLARVITSGTSAKARHVAAAGAAGAPVAVCHVDGRRWLTVEGRAVLRADPASVAEAERRYAERYRVPRPNPQRVVIEIAVTRVLGSL, from the coding sequence ATGCCGGGCGACCATCGGCTGGGCATCGACGACGAACGGGTCCTCGCGTTCTGCCGGGAACGGCACCTGGCCACCCTGACGACGCTGCGCGCGGACGGCACCCCGCACGTCGTACCGGTCGGGATGACCCTCGACCCGGCGGCCGGGCTGGCCCGGGTGATCACGTCGGGCACGTCGGCCAAGGCCCGGCACGTCGCGGCGGCCGGCGCGGCGGGCGCCCCGGTGGCGGTCTGCCACGTCGACGGGAGACGCTGGCTGACCGTGGAGGGCCGGGCGGTGCTGCGGGCCGACCCGGCGTCGGTCGCCGAGGCCGAGCGCCGCTACGCCGAGCGCTACCGCGTCCCGCGCCCCAACCCGCAGCGGGTCGTCATCGAGATCGCCGTGACCCGGGTGTTGGGCAGTCTCTGA
- a CDS encoding FtsX-like permease family protein, translated as MTGVQPPGRRGRVLADLWLGARMAVTGGRDGWTRAALTALGVGIGVAMLLLAAAVPGALDARAVRTEARNDTGWRPEQAAAANTVLLAFADTEFRDHPVRGRIVRAEGPAAPVPPGLTRLPGAGEVVVSPALRDLLDSPDGPLFAPRLRGAQVTGTIGAQGLSGPGELAFYLGSADLTDQGAVRRDSFGGGEPGEEFSPVLMVLVVVVVVVLLLPIVVFVGAAVRFGGDRRDRRLAALRLLGADTAMIRRIAAGEAAAGAVFGLAIGGVLFAAGRQLAPLVTLRDISVYAADLRPAPALVAAVAVAVPVLAVLVALVALRRVVVEPLGVSRQGATVRRRLWWRLLLPAAGQALLYPLTGVGEGRADTADYQVAAGAVLLLVGTVTLLPWLVDLAVRRLRGGPVPWQLAVRRLQLDSATSARLVSGVAVAVAGSIGLQMLVAGVEARFTTRTGQDTSRAQVFVNLAELADPGAALARLAAVPGVVRSAGTSGTFALGRGAADRTAEVRIGDCAALAEYARLGSCADGDVFLVQPPAGEPQLVGFGPGGRVTVGPNGTAWTLPRRLPTVPAIPDPVGWTGTGLLVTPGAADAAWTGLRAQALISLDPADPDALERVRNTAAEVDLHAQVLALADERQATQFVNVKRGLVAGVAVTLLLLGASMLVGVLEQLRERRRLLAMLTAVGTPRRTLGLSVLWQAAVPVLVGLGLAVAFGLGLGAVLLRMVGAPVSVSWPVVGLGAALGGGVVLLVTGASLPALWRLTRPEGLRTE; from the coding sequence GTGACCGGGGTCCAACCGCCGGGCCGGCGCGGCCGGGTCCTGGCCGACCTGTGGCTGGGCGCGCGGATGGCCGTCACCGGCGGCCGGGACGGGTGGACGCGGGCGGCGCTGACCGCGCTCGGCGTCGGCATCGGGGTGGCCATGCTGCTGTTGGCCGCCGCCGTGCCGGGCGCGCTCGACGCCCGGGCGGTCCGCACCGAGGCCCGCAACGACACCGGGTGGCGACCCGAGCAGGCCGCGGCCGCCAACACGGTGCTGCTGGCGTTCGCCGACACCGAGTTCCGGGACCATCCGGTGCGCGGCCGGATCGTGCGCGCCGAGGGGCCGGCCGCGCCGGTCCCGCCGGGGTTGACCCGGCTGCCCGGGGCCGGCGAGGTGGTCGTCTCCCCGGCGCTCCGGGACCTGCTCGACTCGCCCGACGGCCCGCTGTTCGCGCCCCGGCTCCGCGGCGCGCAGGTCACCGGCACGATCGGCGCGCAGGGCCTCTCCGGCCCGGGTGAGCTGGCCTTCTATCTCGGCAGCGCGGACCTGACCGACCAGGGGGCCGTGCGGCGCGACAGCTTCGGCGGCGGGGAGCCCGGCGAGGAGTTCTCGCCCGTGCTGATGGTCCTCGTCGTGGTCGTCGTCGTGGTGCTGCTGCTGCCGATCGTCGTCTTCGTCGGCGCGGCGGTCCGCTTCGGCGGGGACCGCCGGGACCGCCGGCTCGCCGCCCTGCGCCTGCTCGGCGCGGACACCGCGATGATCCGGCGGATCGCCGCGGGAGAGGCGGCGGCCGGCGCGGTGTTCGGCCTCGCCATCGGCGGCGTCCTGTTCGCCGCCGGCCGCCAGCTCGCCCCGCTGGTCACCCTCCGCGACATCAGCGTGTACGCGGCGGACCTGCGCCCCGCCCCTGCCCTGGTGGCGGCGGTCGCGGTCGCGGTGCCGGTGCTCGCCGTGCTGGTGGCGCTCGTCGCGCTGCGCCGGGTCGTGGTCGAGCCCCTCGGGGTGAGCCGCCAGGGCGCGACCGTGCGTCGCCGCCTGTGGTGGCGGCTGCTGCTGCCGGCCGCCGGGCAGGCCCTGCTCTACCCGCTGACCGGCGTCGGCGAGGGCCGTGCCGACACCGCCGACTACCAGGTGGCGGCCGGGGCGGTGCTGCTGCTGGTCGGCACGGTCACCCTGCTGCCCTGGCTGGTCGACCTCGCCGTACGCCGGCTGCGCGGCGGCCCCGTCCCGTGGCAGCTCGCGGTGCGCCGGTTGCAACTGGACAGCGCCACCTCCGCGCGACTGGTCAGCGGCGTGGCGGTGGCGGTGGCGGGCAGCATCGGCCTGCAGATGCTCGTCGCCGGGGTGGAGGCGCGGTTCACCACCCGCACCGGCCAGGACACCTCCCGGGCCCAGGTGTTCGTCAACCTCGCCGAGCTGGCCGACCCCGGCGCGGCGCTGGCCCGGCTGGCCGCCGTCCCCGGCGTGGTCCGCAGCGCGGGCACGTCGGGCACCTTCGCGCTCGGCAGGGGCGCGGCCGACCGCACCGCCGAGGTACGCATCGGCGACTGCGCCGCGCTGGCCGAGTACGCGCGGCTCGGCTCCTGCGCCGACGGTGACGTCTTCCTCGTCCAGCCGCCGGCCGGCGAACCGCAGCTCGTCGGCTTCGGTCCCGGCGGCCGGGTGACCGTGGGCCCGAACGGCACGGCCTGGACCCTGCCGCGGCGGCTGCCCACCGTGCCGGCGATCCCGGACCCGGTCGGCTGGACCGGCACGGGCCTGCTGGTCACCCCCGGCGCGGCCGACGCCGCCTGGACGGGGCTGCGCGCGCAGGCGCTGATCAGCCTCGACCCGGCCGACCCCGACGCGCTGGAGCGGGTCCGCAACACCGCCGCCGAGGTGGACCTGCACGCCCAGGTCCTCGCGCTGGCGGACGAACGCCAGGCCACCCAGTTCGTCAACGTCAAGCGGGGCCTCGTCGCCGGCGTCGCGGTGACCCTGCTGCTGCTCGGCGCGAGCATGCTCGTCGGCGTGCTGGAGCAGTTGCGGGAGCGCCGCCGCCTGCTGGCGATGCTGACCGCCGTCGGCACCCCGCGCCGCACGCTGGGGCTGTCGGTGCTGTGGCAGGCGGCCGTGCCAGTGCTCGTCGGGCTCGGCCTCGCCGTCGCCTTCGGCCTGGGCCTCGGTGCGGTGCTGCTGCGCATGGTCGGCGCGCCGGTCTCGGTGAGCTGGCCGGTGGTCGGCCTCGGCGCGGCCCTCGGCGGCGGCGTGGTGCTGCTGGTCACCGGCGCGAGCCTGCCTGCCCTGTGGCGGCTGACCCGGCCGGAGGGCCTGCGGACCGAGTGA
- a CDS encoding PadR family transcriptional regulator: MSIGQTFLGLLESTPRHGYDLKRAYDERFGQARPVHFGQVYATLSRLLRNGLVEVDSVEAGEGPDRKRYAITEAGVTDVRRWLSQPEKPEPYLHSVLYTKVVLALLTGRSAADLLDTQRAEHLRLMRELTRRRDSGDLAERLICDHALFHLEADLRWLELTAARLDELAEAVRR, translated from the coding sequence ATGTCGATCGGTCAGACCTTCCTCGGGCTCCTGGAGTCCACCCCCCGCCACGGCTACGACCTGAAACGCGCCTACGACGAGCGCTTCGGCCAGGCCCGCCCGGTGCACTTCGGCCAGGTCTACGCCACCCTGTCCCGGCTGCTGCGCAACGGCCTCGTCGAGGTGGACTCGGTCGAGGCCGGCGAGGGCCCCGACCGCAAGCGGTACGCGATCACCGAGGCCGGGGTCACCGACGTGCGGCGCTGGCTGTCCCAGCCGGAGAAGCCCGAGCCGTACCTGCACAGCGTCCTCTACACCAAGGTGGTGCTGGCGCTGCTCACCGGCCGCTCCGCCGCCGACCTGCTCGACACGCAGCGCGCCGAGCACCTGCGGCTGATGCGCGAGCTGACCCGGCGGCGCGACTCCGGCGACCTGGCCGAGCGGCTCATCTGCGACCACGCCCTGTTCCACCTGGAGGCCGACCTGCGCTGGCTGGAGCTGACGGCGGCCCGGCTGGACGAGCTGGCCGAGGCGGTGCGGCGATGA
- a CDS encoding YkvA family protein gives MTERTWLLVVVGLFAAATLVGAVVLAVRVVRTRKLLGTLGVGGKVAFWGALAYTIFPIDALPDPIYLDDIGVLAAALLYLGRLVRQRRAAQRQLPGQPGPQEGRTRRPVG, from the coding sequence ATGACGGAGCGCACCTGGCTGCTGGTCGTCGTCGGCCTCTTCGCGGCGGCGACGCTCGTCGGGGCCGTCGTGCTCGCCGTACGGGTGGTCCGCACCCGCAAGCTGCTCGGCACGCTGGGCGTCGGCGGCAAGGTCGCCTTCTGGGGCGCGCTGGCCTACACGATCTTCCCGATCGACGCGCTCCCCGACCCGATCTACCTCGACGACATCGGGGTGCTCGCCGCCGCCCTGCTCTACCTGGGCCGACTGGTCCGGCAGCGCCGTGCCGCCCAGCGGCAGCTCCCCGGCCAGCCCGGGCCGCAGGAGGGCAGGACCCGCCGCCCGGTCGGCTGA
- a CDS encoding ice-binding family protein produces MTRTKVRRLRRAVLPALAAVTATGAAVAVLIFSGTGASAAEAPVNLGTAANFSVLAGSTVTNTGPSFLAQSLGVHPGNTAPGFPPGVVAGEIHLGDAVALQAKNDLTTAYNDAAGRTPFTILPAELGGTTLTPGVYRIGAAQLTGTLTLNTQGDPAAVFIFQIESTLITASGSSVVFINGASPCNVYWQVGSSATLGTGTQFVGNILAQASITMNTGATLQGRALAQTGAVTLDTNTITQPVCLGPTGTPTTTPTGTPTGQPTGTPTGQPTGTPTGQPTGTPTGQPTGTPTGQPTGTPTGQPTGTPTGQPTPTPTGYPTPSRTALPVTGGNDGAASLPLLTGIGGIALTTGVALLIVYRRRMSES; encoded by the coding sequence GTGACACGCACCAAAGTCCGACGACTCCGCCGCGCGGTACTGCCGGCGCTCGCAGCCGTCACCGCCACCGGCGCCGCCGTAGCTGTGCTGATCTTCAGCGGCACCGGCGCGAGCGCCGCGGAAGCGCCGGTCAACCTGGGAACGGCGGCGAACTTCTCCGTGCTGGCCGGCTCCACGGTGACCAACACCGGGCCGAGCTTCCTGGCACAGAGCCTCGGCGTCCATCCCGGCAACACCGCGCCGGGTTTCCCACCGGGCGTCGTGGCCGGCGAGATCCACCTCGGCGACGCCGTCGCCCTCCAGGCCAAGAACGACCTCACCACCGCCTACAACGACGCCGCCGGCCGGACCCCGTTCACCATCCTCCCCGCGGAACTCGGCGGCACCACGCTCACGCCCGGGGTGTACCGGATCGGTGCCGCGCAACTGACCGGCACCCTGACGCTCAACACGCAGGGCGACCCGGCCGCCGTGTTCATCTTCCAGATCGAGTCCACACTCATCACTGCCTCCGGCAGCAGCGTGGTGTTCATCAACGGCGCCTCACCCTGCAACGTCTACTGGCAGGTGGGCAGTTCCGCGACGCTCGGGACGGGCACGCAGTTCGTGGGCAACATCCTGGCCCAGGCTTCGATCACCATGAACACCGGTGCCACTCTCCAGGGCCGCGCCCTGGCCCAGACCGGCGCCGTCACCCTCGACACCAACACCATCACCCAGCCCGTCTGCCTCGGGCCGACGGGCACCCCAACCACAACCCCCACGGGCACCCCGACCGGCCAGCCCACGGGCACCCCGACCGGCCAACCGACGGGCACGCCAACCGGCCAGCCCACGGGCACCCCGACCGGCCAGCCCACGGGCACCCCGACCGGCCAACCGACGGGCACGCCAACCGGCCAGCCCACGGGCACCCCGACCGGGCAGCCCACGCCAACACCGACCGGATACCCCACCCCGAGCCGCACAGCGCTGCCGGTGACCGGGGGTAACGACGGTGCCGCGTCGCTGCCCCTCCTGACCGGCATCGGCGGGATCGCGCTCACCACCGGCGTGGCCTTGTTGATCGTCTACCGACGGAGGATGTCCGAGTCCTGA
- a CDS encoding lipocalin family protein, whose product MGACRQVAHAVAATALLVAATVAATGAPASAAPSVDTAAVTPVAAVDLQRYAGDWYQIAALPAIFELQCFKNVQARYDVQPDGTVGVRNTCRTILGTTSAVTGRARSENPPANSVLTVSFLEVGGHWLYFGGPNYVVMGLDTDYGWAVVGDPERRTGFVLSRGPALGGADLAEAKAVLTANGYDLCDFRTTRQDGGADAGSFC is encoded by the coding sequence ATGGGAGCATGTCGACAGGTGGCGCACGCCGTCGCCGCCACCGCCCTGCTCGTGGCCGCGACGGTGGCGGCCACCGGCGCGCCCGCGAGCGCCGCGCCCTCGGTGGACACCGCAGCGGTGACCCCGGTGGCGGCGGTCGACCTCCAGCGCTACGCCGGGGACTGGTACCAGATCGCCGCGCTCCCGGCGATCTTCGAGCTCCAGTGCTTCAAGAACGTGCAGGCCCGGTACGACGTCCAGCCCGACGGCACCGTCGGGGTGCGCAACACCTGCCGGACGATCCTCGGCACCACCAGCGCGGTCACCGGCCGGGCCCGCAGCGAGAACCCGCCGGCCAACTCGGTCCTGACCGTCTCCTTCCTGGAGGTCGGCGGGCACTGGCTCTACTTCGGCGGGCCGAACTACGTGGTCATGGGCCTCGACACCGACTACGGCTGGGCCGTCGTCGGCGACCCGGAGCGCCGCACGGGCTTCGTGCTGTCGCGCGGGCCGGCGCTGGGCGGGGCCGACCTGGCCGAGGCGAAGGCGGTGTTGACCGCCAACGGCTACGACCTCTGCGACTTCCGCACCACCCGGCAGGACGGCGGGGCCGACGCCGGCAGCTTCTGCTGA
- a CDS encoding ABC transporter ATP-binding protein — MTGPRVDGGAAATGPRADGGTTAAADRGTPAEELLVAEELHRAFGPTPALAGASLTVRAGEVLAVLGPSGSGKSTLLHCLAGIVRPDSGRVRYRGADLTTLSDRELSALRRGQFGFVFQFGQLVPELTCLENVALPLRLERVGRREAERRAAEWLDRLEVTEVAGKRPGEVSGGQGQRVAVARALVTGPRVIFADEPTGALDSLHGERVMRLLTGAARDTGAAVVLVTHEARVAAYSDREVVVRDGRTRSLEAAA, encoded by the coding sequence ATGACGGGCCCGCGCGTGGACGGCGGGGCAGCGGCGACGGGCCCACGCGCCGACGGCGGGACGACGGCGGCGGCCGACCGGGGGACCCCGGCGGAGGAGCTGCTCGTCGCCGAGGAGCTGCACCGGGCCTTCGGCCCCACCCCGGCGCTGGCCGGGGCGTCGCTGACCGTCCGGGCCGGCGAGGTGCTGGCGGTGCTGGGCCCGTCCGGCTCCGGCAAGTCGACCCTGCTGCACTGCCTCGCCGGCATCGTCCGCCCCGACTCCGGGCGGGTGCGCTACCGGGGCGCGGACCTGACCACCCTGTCGGACCGGGAGCTCAGCGCGCTGCGGCGGGGGCAGTTCGGCTTCGTGTTCCAGTTCGGGCAGCTCGTGCCCGAACTGACCTGCCTGGAGAACGTGGCCCTGCCGCTGCGGCTGGAGCGGGTCGGCCGGCGGGAGGCGGAGCGGCGCGCCGCCGAGTGGCTCGACCGGCTGGAGGTCACCGAGGTGGCCGGCAAGCGCCCCGGCGAGGTGTCCGGTGGGCAGGGCCAGCGGGTCGCCGTGGCCCGGGCGCTGGTCACCGGCCCCCGGGTCATCTTCGCCGACGAGCCGACCGGCGCGCTCGACTCGCTGCACGGCGAGCGGGTGATGCGGCTGCTGACCGGGGCGGCCCGGGACACGGGTGCCGCCGTGGTCCTGGTGACGCACGAGGCGCGGGTCGCCGCGTACTCGGATCGGGAGGTCGTGGTGCGCGACGGCCGCACCCGCAGCCTGGAGGCGGCGGCGTGA
- the eccB gene encoding type VII secretion protein EccB → MRTRRDQVQAYRFVTRRIVSALLSGDPETTNLPMRRLGLAVVGSVVAAAVVLGGVGAYGQLTGNAAPLEANTLVIERETGATYVYVDGLLHPTLNYASARLVLDAADPTVRTMSRASIADRPRGRTIGIVGAPDALPDRKALVGLPWSVCDVPDPAAPDRSTTHLVIDRPLAGGTPLGDRAVLATVDGRRYLLTGDARLRIAGGDPAAAALRMAGATTLTVGEQLLNAVPAGPVLREPQLPGEGETGRQAVGDGPAKVGDVFRAAGQHYVLTREGLASIGEVSALLLLRDGGRITDITPDEAGRLLTRQRVEAEGTPRTLPALHPVQAGRTVLCATYRRSAADAPPTTTLEIFDRAPTELTGPAGNPVRQGAGDAVRTAEQVLLPGGRGVLVQAAPGAGEGGAGAPGSTVYLVTAQGVRHPLGTRSGDALTALGYGGVQPLAVPASLLALIPTGPALERQDALAYFAPGT, encoded by the coding sequence ATGCGGACCCGCCGCGACCAGGTGCAGGCGTACCGCTTCGTCACCCGCCGGATCGTCTCCGCGCTGCTCTCCGGCGACCCCGAGACGACGAACCTGCCGATGCGGCGGCTCGGGCTGGCGGTGGTCGGCAGCGTGGTCGCCGCGGCGGTGGTGCTCGGCGGCGTCGGCGCGTACGGCCAGCTCACCGGCAACGCCGCGCCGCTGGAGGCGAACACGCTGGTGATCGAGCGGGAGACCGGGGCGACGTACGTCTACGTCGACGGCCTGCTGCACCCGACCCTGAACTACGCCTCGGCCCGGCTCGTCCTCGACGCGGCGGACCCGACGGTGCGGACCATGTCGCGGGCGTCCATCGCGGACCGGCCGCGCGGGCGCACCATCGGGATCGTCGGCGCGCCGGACGCGCTGCCCGACCGCAAGGCGCTGGTCGGGCTGCCCTGGTCGGTCTGCGACGTGCCGGACCCGGCCGCCCCCGACCGGTCGACCACCCACCTGGTGATCGACCGGCCGCTCGCCGGCGGCACGCCGCTGGGCGACCGCGCGGTGCTGGCCACCGTGGACGGCCGGCGTTACCTGCTCACCGGCGACGCCCGGCTGCGGATCGCCGGCGGGGACCCGGCGGCCGCCGCGCTGCGGATGGCCGGGGCCACCACGCTCACGGTCGGCGAGCAGCTGCTCAACGCGGTGCCGGCGGGGCCGGTGCTCCGCGAGCCGCAGCTGCCCGGCGAGGGCGAGACCGGCCGGCAGGCCGTGGGCGACGGGCCGGCCAAGGTCGGCGACGTGTTCCGGGCCGCCGGCCAGCACTACGTGCTGACCCGGGAGGGGCTGGCGTCGATCGGCGAGGTCAGCGCCCTGCTGCTGCTGCGCGACGGCGGCCGGATCACCGACATCACCCCGGACGAGGCCGGCCGGCTGCTGACCCGGCAGCGGGTGGAGGCGGAGGGCACGCCGCGCACCCTGCCGGCGCTGCACCCGGTGCAGGCGGGCCGGACGGTGCTCTGCGCCACCTACCGCCGGTCGGCGGCCGACGCGCCGCCCACCACCACCCTGGAGATCTTCGACCGGGCGCCGACCGAGCTGACCGGCCCGGCCGGGAACCCGGTCCGGCAGGGGGCCGGCGACGCGGTCCGCACCGCCGAGCAGGTGCTGCTGCCGGGCGGCCGGGGCGTGCTGGTCCAGGCCGCGCCGGGTGCCGGGGAGGGCGGCGCGGGCGCGCCGGGCTCGACGGTCTACCTGGTCACCGCCCAGGGGGTACGCCACCCGCTGGGCACCCGGTCGGGCGACGCGCTGACCGCCCTCGGCTACGGCGGGGTTCAGCCGCTGGCGGTGCCCGCGTCGCTGCTGGCCCTGATCCCGACGGGTCCCGCCCTGGAACGCCAGGACGCGCTGGCCTACTTCGCCCCGGGCACGTAG